The proteins below come from a single Gordonia sp. X0973 genomic window:
- a CDS encoding zinc-dependent metalloprotease — protein sequence MSDLPFGFSGNDPDRDDDKNTPRDEGGEAGSGSGGLFGFDPSQFDPSTFDPSQLGALGADFDPSTLNPEMIGQMFSQLGSMFSAMGAGAAGGTGSAGAPVNYDIAKQIARREIGDFTPVLDKETNAVADAVRLAETWLDAASALPAGVTTSVAWTPVQWLEESLPTWATLCDPVAKQLSQAWAQGMPEEAAAFAGPMMGMLSQLSGSVFGTQLGQGLGKLATEVLTGTDIGLPLAPSGTAVLLPEAIAAFADGLDLPAQEIIVYLAAREAAHVRLFTHVGWLRQRLLSTVEQFAAGIKVDVSGIADSLGGGVNPEELMANPEKFSEMLGSAASFEPTPSPEQQAALERLETLLALIEGWVEHVVTQALGDRIPSTAALTETIRRRRATGGPAEQTFATLVGLELRPRRVREATALWDRLLQATDPTVRDRVWDHPDLLADSSDLDNPAAFIDGVLSDDPDPLAALEKTIAEEENDDDD from the coding sequence TTCGATCCTTCCCAATTCGACCCGTCGACCTTCGACCCGTCGCAGCTGGGCGCCCTGGGCGCCGATTTCGACCCGTCGACGTTGAATCCCGAGATGATCGGGCAGATGTTCTCCCAGCTCGGGAGCATGTTCAGCGCCATGGGCGCGGGCGCCGCCGGTGGCACCGGCTCGGCCGGGGCGCCGGTCAACTACGACATCGCCAAGCAGATCGCGCGACGCGAGATCGGCGACTTCACGCCGGTCCTCGACAAGGAGACGAATGCCGTCGCCGACGCCGTCCGGCTGGCCGAGACCTGGCTCGACGCGGCCAGCGCGCTGCCCGCCGGTGTCACGACCTCGGTCGCGTGGACCCCGGTGCAGTGGCTCGAGGAGTCGCTGCCCACCTGGGCCACGCTGTGCGATCCCGTCGCGAAGCAACTGTCGCAGGCCTGGGCCCAGGGCATGCCGGAGGAGGCGGCCGCGTTCGCCGGACCGATGATGGGGATGCTGAGCCAGCTGTCTGGATCGGTATTCGGTACCCAACTCGGCCAAGGGCTGGGCAAGTTGGCGACGGAAGTGCTCACCGGTACCGACATCGGGCTGCCGCTGGCCCCCTCCGGCACCGCCGTGCTGTTGCCCGAGGCCATCGCGGCCTTCGCCGATGGACTCGACCTGCCGGCCCAGGAGATCATCGTCTACCTCGCCGCGCGCGAGGCCGCGCATGTCCGGCTGTTCACCCACGTCGGATGGCTGCGCCAGCGGTTGCTGTCCACCGTCGAGCAGTTCGCGGCCGGAATCAAGGTCGACGTGAGCGGGATAGCCGACTCCCTCGGTGGCGGCGTCAACCCCGAGGAGTTGATGGCCAACCCGGAGAAGTTCTCCGAAATGCTCGGTTCGGCGGCATCGTTCGAGCCGACCCCCTCCCCGGAGCAGCAGGCCGCGCTGGAGCGGCTGGAAACGCTGCTCGCCTTGATCGAGGGGTGGGTCGAGCACGTCGTCACCCAGGCCCTCGGCGACCGGATCCCCTCGACGGCGGCGTTGACCGAGACCATCCGCCGTCGACGTGCCACCGGCGGCCCGGCCGAGCAGACGTTCGCGACGCTGGTCGGGCTCGAGTTGCGCCCCCGTCGCGTGCGCGAGGCGACCGCGCTGTGGGACCGGCTCCTGCAGGCCACCGACCCCACCGTGCGCGACCGCGTATGGGACCACCCGGATCTGCTTGCCGACAGCTCCGATCTCGACAACCCGGCCGCGTTCATCGACGGAGTCCTCTCCGACGACCCCGACCCGCTGGCGGCCCTGGAGAAGACGATCGCCGAAGAAGAGAACGACGACGACGACTGA